In a single window of the Deltaproteobacteria bacterium genome:
- a CDS encoding type II toxin-antitoxin system HicB family antitoxin — translation MKNYKIIVEKHTDGYVAYPLGIKGVIVGQGDTYEEALMNVKSAIKFHVETFGDDVIDIDPPIIEAFIAEAGV, via the coding sequence GTGAAAAACTACAAAATTATTGTCGAAAAACACACTGATGGCTACGTTGCGTACCCACTGGGAATCAAGGGTGTCATAGTAGGCCAGGGTGACACTTATGAAGAAGCCCTTATGAATGTAAAATCTGCGATCAAATTTCATGTTGAAACATTTGGCGATGATGTTATTGACATCGATCCGCCTATAATTGAAGCGTTTATTGCTGAGGCGGGTGTATAA
- a CDS encoding radical SAM protein has product MVTEAISPRNIHQLKEILENCTLCPRKCGVNRRVGELGFCRLSDDVVMNRALAHYGEEPPISGTRGAGTLFLSSCNLKCIYCQNYQISHEVSGERMDSEGLSGVMLALQEKGCHNIEPVTPTPHIARIMEALLIARRRGLHLPLVYNCGGYENPEVLKLLEGMVDIYLPDFKYGSENDALVLSGAKDYPWYAVESIKEMVRQAGDSLWEDDGIAKRGILIRHLILPGFISNSLEVLRLIKTHISISVTLSIMSQYTPIPSVKNHPHLGRRITRVEYERVINHALDMGFENIFTQDVDDRALAPDFEQKEPFNWS; this is encoded by the coding sequence GTGGTCACTGAAGCAATCTCGCCCCGGAATATTCATCAACTAAAAGAAATCCTGGAAAACTGCACACTCTGCCCCAGAAAATGCGGGGTAAACAGGAGGGTAGGCGAGTTGGGGTTCTGCCGTCTCTCGGATGACGTCGTAATGAACCGTGCCCTTGCGCATTATGGAGAGGAGCCTCCCATTTCAGGGACCCGGGGCGCGGGAACACTATTCCTTTCTTCATGCAATCTAAAATGTATCTACTGCCAGAACTATCAGATAAGCCATGAAGTATCAGGGGAACGGATGGATAGTGAAGGACTTTCGGGTGTCATGCTGGCGTTGCAGGAGAAGGGCTGTCACAATATTGAACCGGTTACACCCACACCCCATATAGCCCGGATCATGGAGGCGCTTCTGATCGCCCGCCGGAGAGGTTTGCATCTTCCCCTCGTTTACAATTGCGGCGGTTATGAGAATCCGGAAGTTTTAAAACTCCTGGAAGGGATGGTGGATATCTATCTGCCCGATTTTAAGTATGGCAGTGAAAATGACGCTCTTGTCCTTTCGGGGGCGAAGGATTATCCATGGTATGCCGTTGAATCCATCAAGGAAATGGTGCGGCAGGCAGGAGATTCGCTTTGGGAGGACGACGGCATCGCGAAAAGAGGGATTCTCATTCGCCATCTCATCCTTCCCGGATTCATATCGAACAGCCTCGAAGTTCTCAGACTGATTAAAACACATATATCCATTTCTGTAACTTTGAGCATCATGTCCCAGTATACACCCATTCCCTCTGTGAAAAATCACCCCCACCTGGGCAGGAGGATCACCCGTGTGGAATATGAGCGTGTGATCAATCACGCCCTTGACATGGGTTTTGAAAACATCTTCACTCAGGATGTGGATGACCGGGCTTTGGCCCCGGATTTTGAGCAGAAAGAGCCGTTCAACTGGTCATAA
- a CDS encoding type II toxin-antitoxin system HicA family toxin, with protein sequence MAKFPIDAPKRRVIKALEILGFRIVREKEHVAMVRETPDGIKIPLTMPNHPIIKSSTLRTICTQAGISRDEFLRAYNET encoded by the coding sequence ATGGCTAAATTCCCCATCGATGCTCCCAAGCGCAGGGTTATTAAAGCATTAGAGATTTTAGGATTTCGTATTGTCCGGGAGAAGGAACATGTTGCAATGGTTCGTGAAACTCCTGATGGAATAAAAATCCCACTAACAATGCCTAACCACCCTATTATTAAATCTTCCACCCTGAGAACAATTTGTACACAGGCGGGCATATCAAGAGATGAATTCCTAAGAGCTTATAATGAGACATGA
- a CDS encoding TPM domain-containing protein, translating into MKDSAKKTVFQWAGTLWLILGIIVCLFIAATSEAEEKFPKPVGAVNDFAGVIPSDDKNRMEGLAREVIEKTGTAIVVATMTSIGDNDLNDYVNRLYQAWGIGKKGEDKGVLIFLTVKERKFRIETGYGVEGILPDGLVGEIRDRYAIPYLKQGDYGKGLSNAMTAVAYVVAKDANVSLTGGGHIDQPKKQEVRRGSGILPLIILILILIPLLGTRQGREMIPWLLLILLSGSGGRGGGSGGGFGSFGGGGFGGFGGGSSGGGGASGDF; encoded by the coding sequence TTGAAGGATAGTGCGAAAAAGACCGTGTTTCAATGGGCAGGAACGCTTTGGCTGATACTGGGCATTATCGTGTGCCTTTTTATTGCAGCAACGTCGGAGGCCGAAGAGAAGTTTCCCAAACCGGTCGGTGCTGTCAATGATTTTGCCGGGGTAATCCCATCGGACGATAAAAACCGGATGGAAGGTCTGGCCAGGGAGGTTATCGAAAAAACCGGAACAGCGATAGTTGTTGCTACGATGACAAGCATCGGAGATAACGATCTGAATGATTATGTCAACCGCTTGTACCAGGCATGGGGCATCGGCAAAAAAGGGGAAGACAAGGGAGTCCTGATATTTCTTACCGTGAAGGAGAGGAAGTTCAGGATTGAAACGGGATACGGCGTTGAGGGCATCCTTCCTGATGGACTTGTGGGTGAAATTCGTGACAGATACGCAATCCCGTATCTCAAACAGGGCGACTACGGAAAGGGTCTTTCCAATGCCATGACCGCTGTGGCTTACGTTGTGGCGAAAGACGCCAATGTTTCCCTGACAGGCGGCGGACATATCGATCAACCGAAAAAGCAAGAGGTCAGGCGTGGCAGCGGGATATTGCCCCTGATCATTCTCATCCTGATCCTGATTCCACTTCTGGGTACGAGGCAGGGCAGGGAAATGATCCCATGGCTGCTCCTCATACTGCTGAGCGGGAGTGGCGGCAGAGGTGGAGGTAGCGGTGGAGGTTTTGGAAGCTTTGGCGGTGGCGGCTTCGGCGGCTTTGGCGGCGGTTCAAGCGGGGGCGGCGGAGCAAGCGGGGATTTTTGA
- the nadD gene encoding nicotinate-nucleotide adenylyltransferase, whose protein sequence is MKWGLLGGTFDPIHTGHLRCAEEVLEIFDLNRIIVVPASKPPHKIDAAITSFHHREQMIMQAIEGNHVFSFSDVEKRREDTSYSVETVEYILKKYMENLKLYFILGQDAFHAIQTWKDWQRLLLLCNFVVMTRPGYEDRGLEGILPADFASRFTYDDTLKGFRGPTGHIIFFRGVTFLDISSSDIRQRVREGKSIKYLVPETVRHYIVKNSLYKNS, encoded by the coding sequence ATGAAATGGGGATTATTGGGAGGCACATTTGATCCGATACACACCGGGCACCTGAGATGTGCCGAGGAAGTGCTTGAAATTTTTGATCTGAACAGGATCATCGTTGTTCCTGCTTCGAAACCGCCGCACAAAATAGATGCCGCTATCACATCGTTTCATCACCGGGAACAGATGATTATGCAGGCAATCGAGGGGAACCATGTATTTTCCTTCTCCGATGTGGAGAAGCGGCGGGAGGATACATCTTACTCGGTGGAAACGGTTGAATACATCCTGAAGAAATATATGGAGAATCTGAAATTGTATTTCATCCTGGGACAGGATGCCTTTCACGCCATCCAAACATGGAAGGATTGGCAACGGCTGCTCCTGCTCTGCAATTTCGTGGTCATGACAAGACCAGGATATGAGGACAGAGGTCTGGAAGGAATTCTCCCCGCTGATTTTGCTTCCCGCTTTACGTATGATGATACTTTAAAAGGCTTCCGAGGTCCAACCGGGCACATCATTTTTTTCAGGGGGGTCACTTTCCTGGATATCTCATCCAGCGATATCAGGCAAAGGGTAAGAGAAGGTAAATCCATCAAATACTTGGTTCCAGAGACAGTCCGCCATTATATTGTAAAGAATTCTCTGTACAAGAACTCCTGA
- a CDS encoding DUF2905 domain-containing protein, giving the protein MADFTGFGKILLIIGLVIAGIGGLFLLGGKIPWIGRLPGDFYYKGKNITFYFPLATSILISIIITIILIFIGRK; this is encoded by the coding sequence ATGGCTGATTTTACCGGCTTCGGCAAGATTCTCCTTATTATCGGTCTCGTCATCGCGGGCATAGGAGGCCTTTTCCTGCTGGGCGGAAAAATACCGTGGATCGGACGGCTTCCCGGTGATTTCTATTATAAAGGCAAGAACATTACCTTCTATTTTCCCCTGGCTACAAGTATCCTCATCAGCATCATCATCACGATCATCCTGATATTCATTGGCCGTAAATAG
- a CDS encoding glutamate-5-semialdehyde dehydrogenase — protein MDIKKQVVEIAKNAKSAASVLARLSSDAKNRVLHDMAEELIRQTGLLMRENEKDIEKAKQMGLSEAMIDRLTLKESTIEGIAKGLGEVAALPDPVGNVTSMWRRPNGLLVGRMRIPLGVIGIIYESRPNVTVDAAALCLKSGNAVILRGGSEAIHSNIAIAQILRSVLKKGAIPEGAIQVIPMTERKAVHEMLQLEEYIDLIIPRGGEDLIRAVVNESKIPVIKHYKGVCHIFVDASADFDMAVSICMNAKTQRPGVCNAMETLLVHQDIAERFLPLVSRHFKDAGVVLKGCDRTRQILPDSEKAKEDDWYREYLDLILSVRIVDTIDDAIAHIEKYGSLHTESIITSNYRNAQRFLSEVNSSTVLVNASTRFSDGFELGLGAEIGISTTKLHAFGPMGLEELTTTKFIIYGDGQVRT, from the coding sequence ATGGATATCAAAAAACAGGTGGTAGAAATAGCAAAAAATGCAAAAAGCGCTGCCTCTGTGCTTGCCCGATTATCGTCAGATGCAAAAAACAGAGTCCTCCATGATATGGCGGAAGAACTCATCAGGCAAACCGGCCTATTGATGCGTGAAAACGAAAAGGATATTGAGAAGGCAAAGCAGATGGGTCTCTCCGAGGCCATGATTGACAGGCTCACATTGAAGGAAAGTACAATTGAGGGTATTGCCAAGGGCTTAGGAGAAGTCGCCGCCCTCCCGGACCCGGTGGGGAATGTGACCTCCATGTGGCGAAGACCAAACGGCCTTCTCGTCGGGCGAATGCGGATTCCTCTGGGGGTTATCGGCATCATCTATGAATCCCGTCCAAACGTGACGGTGGATGCTGCCGCCCTTTGTCTGAAATCCGGCAATGCTGTCATTTTAAGAGGCGGTTCCGAGGCAATACACTCAAATATCGCTATCGCGCAAATCCTCCGGAGTGTCTTAAAAAAAGGTGCGATCCCCGAGGGGGCCATTCAGGTAATTCCGATGACCGAAAGGAAAGCGGTACATGAGATGTTGCAGCTTGAGGAATATATAGACCTGATCATCCCGAGGGGGGGCGAGGACCTGATCAGGGCTGTTGTGAACGAGTCGAAGATTCCGGTCATAAAACATTACAAAGGTGTCTGCCATATATTTGTCGATGCCAGTGCTGATTTTGACATGGCAGTATCAATTTGTATGAATGCAAAGACCCAGCGTCCCGGGGTCTGTAATGCCATGGAGACCCTCCTCGTCCATCAGGATATTGCGGAGCGATTCCTGCCGCTCGTTTCGCGTCATTTCAAAGACGCGGGCGTTGTCCTGAAGGGCTGCGACAGGACAAGACAAATCCTTCCGGATAGTGAAAAAGCAAAAGAGGATGACTGGTACCGGGAATACCTCGATCTCATATTATCCGTACGCATTGTGGATACCATTGATGATGCTATCGCCCATATCGAAAAGTACGGCTCCCTCCACACGGAATCAATAATTACCAGCAATTATCGGAATGCGCAGCGGTTTTTAAGTGAAGTCAATTCTTCCACTGTTCTGGTCAATGCGTCAACCCGCTTCAGCGACGGCTTTGAGCTGGGCCTCGGTGCAGAGATTGGAATCAGTACAACAAAACTCCATGCCTTTGGCCCTATGGGACTGGAAGAGCTGACAACGACAAAATTTATCATCTATGGGGATGGACAGGTGAGAACATGA